The Garra rufa chromosome 18, GarRuf1.0, whole genome shotgun sequence genome window below encodes:
- the ccdc187 gene encoding coiled-coil domain-containing protein 187 isoform X1, which produces MAELEVDQSNLPRVQEVCDCFAVLEDGALAHNLQEQEIEHYYNSNVQRSQLVQRDIRVAKRLQDEEQQRAQTLQHQATRQLEERDSEYARMIQEEIQRRADEARRREVEDEEIAKRIQEEEELSLRHRSSYQHKDGRESTSIPARPYLRRPVYVPHTRSPTRRWQHSSPIYSDSEEDQIEYSRPTVTRRDSKHTVGQRKLVSRPSRAHSEQDDKSMTSQSSSRSSQLSGGWGDVIKLIKNDMSEQGYLSHSSEDDLFEPVYKLEKLLRQKQQVSGTRLSCHSSMREDHNRMWQGDGCGRRESFRERHVHFPDERRHTNNYLGNGCRTYENGHRDSRERVILRDDHTQLRETQGLHTQGKEFRRNISMRRSYHGNVRRTSVPEGSRTCSVDDSNLARPRPTNNASSLQPRVPQLTEMEAEDHLRDMRNRDMARGRNARQRARSLTEDERRIDRDHRHGERRVRRSQSERCQTFEEESSSTEEKLERERRMQRLQSCSGHSSGAGPALRSGMAALDLGELEQVLLDEELARRLQEEEERFAEETQQGSSPLRRDCPVGDFRAAQVAQDEEIARFMQKQEIKAKQRSGELEPVREYWENDRRMACGRQRQRLDSEGLQSPVDDFTPDNQLTSHGSMTMQPQAVRNIAEELDPTFQRKDAAESGQINDSSQNQSSQQVGLYIPLEEPTFVPPTKRHSDKPGRVKPKEKKENAKQKENCKQQ; this is translated from the exons ATGGCAGAGCTGGAGGTGGATCAGTCCAACCTGCCCAGAGTCCAGGAGG TGTGCGATTGTTTTGCTGTACTGGAGGATGGAGCTCTAGCTCATAACCTGCAGGAGCAGGAAA TTGAGCATTACTACAACTCAAATGTGCAGAGGAGTCAGCTGGTGCAAAGGGACATCAGAGTAGCCAAGAGACTCCAGGATGAGGAGCAGCAGAGAGCTCAAACGTTGCAGCACCAGGCCACTCGCCAACT gGAGGAACGAGACTCAGAATATGCACGCATGATTCAGGAGGAGATCCAGCGGCGTGCGGACGAAGCTCGGCGGAGGGAGGTAGAGGACGAG gaaaTAGCAAAAAGGATACAGGAAGAGGAAGAGCTCTCTTTGAGACACCGGAGCAGTTACCAACATAAAGATGGCAGAG AGTCCACAAGTATTCCTGCTCGTCCATACTTACGCCGGCCTGTTTACGTACCTCACACCCGGTCTccaaccagaagatggcagcactCCTCACCCATCTACTCGGACTCTGAGGAGGACCAGATTGAGTACAGTAGGCCTACAGTCACACGGCGGGACAGCAAACACACTGTAGGTCAGAGGAAGCTGGTCAGCAGACCTTCCAGAGCTCATTCGGAGCAGGACGACAAAAGCATGACCAGCCAAAGCAGCAGCAGATCTTCACAACTGTCAGGTGGATGGGGTGATGTCATCAAGCTCATAAAAAACGATATGAGTGAGCAAGGCTACCTCAGCCACAGCTCTGAGGATGATCTCTTTGAACCTGTCTATAAACTTGAGAAATTATTGCGACAGAAGCAGCAGGTCTCGGGAACGAGGCTAAGTTGCCACAGCAGCATGAGGGAGGATCACAACCGAATGTGGCAGGGAGATGGTTGTGGTCGTAGAGAGAGTTTTAGGGAAAGGCATGTTCATTTCCCGGATGAACGAAGGCACACTAACAATTACCTTGGCAATGGCTGTAGGACCTATGAAAATGGTCACAGGGACAGTAGGGAAAGAGTGATACTAAGAGATGATCACACACAGCTCAGAGAAACTCAAGGTCTCCACACTCAAGGTAAAGAGTTTCGACGGAACATTTCAATGCGACGCAGTTATCATGGTAATGTCAGGCGGACATCGGTCCCTGAGGGAAGCAGAACATGCAGCGTAGATGATTCTAACTTGGCTAGACCAAGACCCACAAATAATGCTTCCTCACTGCAGCCTAGAGTGCCACAGTTGACTGAGATGGAAGCGGAGGATCATTTGAGAGATATGAGAAATCGGGACATGGCGAGAGGCAGAAATGCACGGCAGAGAGCTCGATCATTAACGGAGGATGAAAGGAGGATAGACCGAGACCACAGGCATGGAGAGCGTAGGGTGAGGCGAAGTCAAAGTGAGCGCTGCCAGACTTTCGAGGAAGAAAGTTCGAGTACAGAGGAAAAGTTGGAGAGGGAGAGACGGATGCAAAGACTCCAGTCTTGCAGTGGGCACTCTTCCGGAGCAG GACCTGCTCTTAGAAGTGGAATGGCTGCTCTTGATTTGGGAGAGCTGGAGCAAGTGTTGCTGGATGAGGAGCTGGCCCGCAGGCTTCAAGAAGAGGAAGAGAGATTTGCAGAAGAG ACTCAGCAAGGCTCCTCACCTCTTAGAAGGGACTGTCCTGTTGGAGATTTCAGAGCGGCACAGGTTGCTCAAGATGAG GAAATTGCACGTTTCATGCAGAAACAGGAGATAAAGGCTAAACAGAGGTCTGGTGAGCTGGAACCTGTTCGAGAATACTGGGAGAATGACAGGAGAATGGCGTGTGGCAGACAG AGGCAGAGACTGGATTCCGAAGGTCTTCAATCCCCAGTTGATGACTTCACCCCAGACAATCAGCTCACAAGTCATGGTTCCATGACAAT GCAACCTCAAGCCGTCAGGAATATTGCTGAAGAGCTGGACCCCACCTTTCAAAGGAAGGATGCAGCTGAATCAGGACAAATTAATG ATTCCTCTCAGAATCAAAGTTCACAACAAGTAGGTTTGTACATCCCCTTAGAGGAACCTACTTTTGTGCCCCCCACAAAACGACACAGTGACAAACCGGGACGAGTAAAGCCCAAGGAGAAAAAGGAAAATGCAAAACAGAAAGAGAACTGCAAGCAGCAGTGA
- the ccdc187 gene encoding coiled-coil domain-containing protein 187 isoform X3 yields MAELEVDQSNLPRVQEVCDCFAVLEDGALAHNLQEQEIEHYYNSNVQRSQLVQRDIRVAKRLQDEEQQRAQTLQHQATRQLEERDSEYARMIQEEIQRRADEARRREVEDEEIAKRIQEEEELSLRHRSSYQHKDGRGPALRSGMAALDLGELEQVLLDEELARRLQEEEERFAEETQQGSSPLRRDCPVGDFRAAQVAQDEEIARFMQKQEIKAKQRSGELEPVREYWENDRRMACGRQRQRLDSEGLQSPVDDFTPDNQLTSHGSMTMQPQAVRNIAEELDPTFQRKDAAESGQINDSSQNQSSQQVGLYIPLEEPTFVPPTKRHSDKPGRVKPKEKKENAKQKENCKQQ; encoded by the exons ATGGCAGAGCTGGAGGTGGATCAGTCCAACCTGCCCAGAGTCCAGGAGG TGTGCGATTGTTTTGCTGTACTGGAGGATGGAGCTCTAGCTCATAACCTGCAGGAGCAGGAAA TTGAGCATTACTACAACTCAAATGTGCAGAGGAGTCAGCTGGTGCAAAGGGACATCAGAGTAGCCAAGAGACTCCAGGATGAGGAGCAGCAGAGAGCTCAAACGTTGCAGCACCAGGCCACTCGCCAACT gGAGGAACGAGACTCAGAATATGCACGCATGATTCAGGAGGAGATCCAGCGGCGTGCGGACGAAGCTCGGCGGAGGGAGGTAGAGGACGAG gaaaTAGCAAAAAGGATACAGGAAGAGGAAGAGCTCTCTTTGAGACACCGGAGCAGTTACCAACATAAAGATGGCAGAG GACCTGCTCTTAGAAGTGGAATGGCTGCTCTTGATTTGGGAGAGCTGGAGCAAGTGTTGCTGGATGAGGAGCTGGCCCGCAGGCTTCAAGAAGAGGAAGAGAGATTTGCAGAAGAG ACTCAGCAAGGCTCCTCACCTCTTAGAAGGGACTGTCCTGTTGGAGATTTCAGAGCGGCACAGGTTGCTCAAGATGAG GAAATTGCACGTTTCATGCAGAAACAGGAGATAAAGGCTAAACAGAGGTCTGGTGAGCTGGAACCTGTTCGAGAATACTGGGAGAATGACAGGAGAATGGCGTGTGGCAGACAG AGGCAGAGACTGGATTCCGAAGGTCTTCAATCCCCAGTTGATGACTTCACCCCAGACAATCAGCTCACAAGTCATGGTTCCATGACAAT GCAACCTCAAGCCGTCAGGAATATTGCTGAAGAGCTGGACCCCACCTTTCAAAGGAAGGATGCAGCTGAATCAGGACAAATTAATG ATTCCTCTCAGAATCAAAGTTCACAACAAGTAGGTTTGTACATCCCCTTAGAGGAACCTACTTTTGTGCCCCCCACAAAACGACACAGTGACAAACCGGGACGAGTAAAGCCCAAGGAGAAAAAGGAAAATGCAAAACAGAAAGAGAACTGCAAGCAGCAGTGA
- the ccdc187 gene encoding coiled-coil domain-containing protein 187 isoform X2, giving the protein MIQEEIQRRADEARRREVEDEEIAKRIQEEEELSLRHRSSYQHKDGRESTSIPARPYLRRPVYVPHTRSPTRRWQHSSPIYSDSEEDQIEYSRPTVTRRDSKHTVGQRKLVSRPSRAHSEQDDKSMTSQSSSRSSQLSGGWGDVIKLIKNDMSEQGYLSHSSEDDLFEPVYKLEKLLRQKQQVSGTRLSCHSSMREDHNRMWQGDGCGRRESFRERHVHFPDERRHTNNYLGNGCRTYENGHRDSRERVILRDDHTQLRETQGLHTQGKEFRRNISMRRSYHGNVRRTSVPEGSRTCSVDDSNLARPRPTNNASSLQPRVPQLTEMEAEDHLRDMRNRDMARGRNARQRARSLTEDERRIDRDHRHGERRVRRSQSERCQTFEEESSSTEEKLERERRMQRLQSCSGHSSGAGPALRSGMAALDLGELEQVLLDEELARRLQEEEERFAEETQQGSSPLRRDCPVGDFRAAQVAQDEEIARFMQKQEIKAKQRSGELEPVREYWENDRRMACGRQRQRLDSEGLQSPVDDFTPDNQLTSHGSMTMQPQAVRNIAEELDPTFQRKDAAESGQINDSSQNQSSQQVGLYIPLEEPTFVPPTKRHSDKPGRVKPKEKKENAKQKENCKQQ; this is encoded by the exons ATGATTCAGGAGGAGATCCAGCGGCGTGCGGACGAAGCTCGGCGGAGGGAGGTAGAGGACGAG gaaaTAGCAAAAAGGATACAGGAAGAGGAAGAGCTCTCTTTGAGACACCGGAGCAGTTACCAACATAAAGATGGCAGAG AGTCCACAAGTATTCCTGCTCGTCCATACTTACGCCGGCCTGTTTACGTACCTCACACCCGGTCTccaaccagaagatggcagcactCCTCACCCATCTACTCGGACTCTGAGGAGGACCAGATTGAGTACAGTAGGCCTACAGTCACACGGCGGGACAGCAAACACACTGTAGGTCAGAGGAAGCTGGTCAGCAGACCTTCCAGAGCTCATTCGGAGCAGGACGACAAAAGCATGACCAGCCAAAGCAGCAGCAGATCTTCACAACTGTCAGGTGGATGGGGTGATGTCATCAAGCTCATAAAAAACGATATGAGTGAGCAAGGCTACCTCAGCCACAGCTCTGAGGATGATCTCTTTGAACCTGTCTATAAACTTGAGAAATTATTGCGACAGAAGCAGCAGGTCTCGGGAACGAGGCTAAGTTGCCACAGCAGCATGAGGGAGGATCACAACCGAATGTGGCAGGGAGATGGTTGTGGTCGTAGAGAGAGTTTTAGGGAAAGGCATGTTCATTTCCCGGATGAACGAAGGCACACTAACAATTACCTTGGCAATGGCTGTAGGACCTATGAAAATGGTCACAGGGACAGTAGGGAAAGAGTGATACTAAGAGATGATCACACACAGCTCAGAGAAACTCAAGGTCTCCACACTCAAGGTAAAGAGTTTCGACGGAACATTTCAATGCGACGCAGTTATCATGGTAATGTCAGGCGGACATCGGTCCCTGAGGGAAGCAGAACATGCAGCGTAGATGATTCTAACTTGGCTAGACCAAGACCCACAAATAATGCTTCCTCACTGCAGCCTAGAGTGCCACAGTTGACTGAGATGGAAGCGGAGGATCATTTGAGAGATATGAGAAATCGGGACATGGCGAGAGGCAGAAATGCACGGCAGAGAGCTCGATCATTAACGGAGGATGAAAGGAGGATAGACCGAGACCACAGGCATGGAGAGCGTAGGGTGAGGCGAAGTCAAAGTGAGCGCTGCCAGACTTTCGAGGAAGAAAGTTCGAGTACAGAGGAAAAGTTGGAGAGGGAGAGACGGATGCAAAGACTCCAGTCTTGCAGTGGGCACTCTTCCGGAGCAG GACCTGCTCTTAGAAGTGGAATGGCTGCTCTTGATTTGGGAGAGCTGGAGCAAGTGTTGCTGGATGAGGAGCTGGCCCGCAGGCTTCAAGAAGAGGAAGAGAGATTTGCAGAAGAG ACTCAGCAAGGCTCCTCACCTCTTAGAAGGGACTGTCCTGTTGGAGATTTCAGAGCGGCACAGGTTGCTCAAGATGAG GAAATTGCACGTTTCATGCAGAAACAGGAGATAAAGGCTAAACAGAGGTCTGGTGAGCTGGAACCTGTTCGAGAATACTGGGAGAATGACAGGAGAATGGCGTGTGGCAGACAG AGGCAGAGACTGGATTCCGAAGGTCTTCAATCCCCAGTTGATGACTTCACCCCAGACAATCAGCTCACAAGTCATGGTTCCATGACAAT GCAACCTCAAGCCGTCAGGAATATTGCTGAAGAGCTGGACCCCACCTTTCAAAGGAAGGATGCAGCTGAATCAGGACAAATTAATG ATTCCTCTCAGAATCAAAGTTCACAACAAGTAGGTTTGTACATCCCCTTAGAGGAACCTACTTTTGTGCCCCCCACAAAACGACACAGTGACAAACCGGGACGAGTAAAGCCCAAGGAGAAAAAGGAAAATGCAAAACAGAAAGAGAACTGCAAGCAGCAGTGA
- the uts2a gene encoding urotensin 2, alpha produces MICNLFLSCSVLLLSCSHLLAHPVTDTADMTYSGPDSAEEAGGVSPDDFSVSDLNDLLQRAAVVRYSPLLSRENIKVPGQTPKEALREFLLEKPYRLIPPSGLWGSRRQFRKRGGSADCFWKYCV; encoded by the exons ATGATCTGTAACCTGTTTCTGTCCTGCTCTGTCCTCCTGCTCTCCTGCAGTCATCTGTTAGCACATCCTGTTACAGACACAGCTGACATGACTTACAGCGGGCCTG ATTCAGCGGAAGAGGCCGGAGGTGTCAGTCCAGATGATTTCTCTGTCTCTGATCTCAATGATCTCCTGCAGAGGGCGGCAGTCGTAAGATATTCCCCGCTGCTCAGCCGAGAGA ATATCAAAGTGCCTGGGCAGACTCCTAAAGAGGCTCTTAGAGAG TTCCTGTTAGAAAAACCGTATCGCCTCATTCCTCCCAGCGGTCTGTGGGGCAGCAGGAGACAGTTCAGGAAGAGAGGCGGCAGTGCAGATTGCTTCTGGAAATACTGTGTTTGA